A genomic window from Vagococcus entomophilus includes:
- a CDS encoding FecCD family ABC transporter permease, with product MKALQNGATHKKRFSNHSQKVLIGLFILLGLFLVLSLIISISIGQVSIPLRETFQIVIYKLSNGTIGNLDHVGSSSYVPIIWQIRFPRAIMALLIGAGLSLCGVIMQATVQNPLADPYILGISSGASLGATFAILIGFGSGSFFSQTGVAFWAFAGALVASLIVFILAGMGGKMTSVKLVLSGMVISALCSAFSNFIIYFSNNTEGMKSVAFWTMGSLAATSWHQLPLLSGVLFILVVFFLSQFRVLNTLLLGDEAATTLGIDLNLYRKIYMVLTALLTGLMVASCGTIGFVGLIIPHFLRAFTGANHQKLLPFSLIIGSLFLVWSDILARTMIAGVELPIGILTSLIGAPLFLYILTKKSYQFGG from the coding sequence ATGAAGGCATTGCAAAATGGAGCAACACATAAGAAGAGGTTTTCTAATCATTCACAAAAAGTTTTGATTGGTTTATTTATTTTGCTCGGTCTATTTTTAGTCTTATCACTAATAATTTCCATCTCCATAGGGCAAGTATCGATTCCTCTAAGAGAAACGTTTCAGATAGTAATTTACAAACTTTCAAATGGAACAATTGGAAATTTAGATCATGTGGGTTCTAGTTCGTATGTTCCAATTATTTGGCAAATTCGCTTTCCAAGAGCAATAATGGCACTTCTGATTGGCGCAGGGCTATCTTTATGTGGCGTTATCATGCAAGCAACTGTTCAAAATCCATTAGCAGATCCTTATATTTTAGGGATTTCCTCTGGCGCATCTTTAGGCGCAACTTTTGCTATTTTAATTGGGTTTGGCAGTGGCAGCTTTTTTTCACAGACTGGCGTGGCATTTTGGGCTTTTGCGGGTGCGTTAGTTGCCTCCTTGATTGTGTTTATCTTAGCAGGAATGGGGGGCAAGATGACCTCTGTCAAACTTGTTCTTTCGGGGATGGTTATTAGTGCATTATGTAGTGCTTTCTCTAACTTCATCATATATTTTTCGAATAACACTGAAGGAATGAAAAGCGTGGCATTTTGGACAATGGGGAGTCTTGCAGCTACAAGCTGGCACCAATTGCCACTCCTTTCAGGGGTATTATTTATACTAGTCGTGTTTTTTTTATCACAGTTTCGTGTATTGAATACGTTGTTGCTTGGGGACGAAGCAGCAACTACATTGGGGATTGATTTAAACTTATATCGTAAAATTTATATGGTTTTGACAGCGTTATTAACCGGACTGATGGTTGCAAGTTGTGGCACAATCGGTTTTGTTGGACTAATTATTCCCCATTTTTTACGAGCGTTTACAGGTGCGAATCATCAAAAGCTCCTTCCCTTTTCTTTAATAATCGGATCGTTATTTCTTGTTTGGTCAGATATCCTTGCCAGAACAATGATAGCGGGTGTGGAACTGCCAATTGGAATTTTGACTTCGCTGATTGGTGCCCCATTATTTTTATATATACTGACAAAAAAAAGCTATCAGTTTGGAGGCTAA
- a CDS encoding ABC transporter ATP-binding protein, whose product MDLSVNQVSITLAKKKIVKDISIKVKEKQFVGLIGPNGCGKSTLLRSIYKLLPPDTGAIHFGDMDIRKSSIKNVAKKFAVVSQFNEISFDFTVQQMVMMGRTPHKKMLESDTKKDFELVEKALAQVELSAYRERNFLSLSGGEKQRVVLARALVQEPKLFILDEPTNHLDIKHQLQILRIVKDLDTGVLAALHDIELAATYCDFLYAIKDGEVLASGAPEELVTKELMETLFEVPCEIYTNPITGSLSIAYL is encoded by the coding sequence ATGGATTTATCTGTAAATCAGGTAAGTATTACGCTTGCGAAAAAAAAAATTGTCAAGGATATTTCGATAAAAGTCAAAGAAAAGCAATTTGTTGGGCTGATTGGACCAAATGGTTGCGGGAAATCTACGTTACTACGCAGTATTTATAAACTCCTACCGCCAGATACAGGAGCCATCCATTTTGGTGATATGGATATCAGGAAGAGTTCCATCAAAAATGTCGCAAAGAAATTTGCGGTTGTCAGTCAGTTTAATGAAATAAGTTTTGATTTTACTGTCCAACAAATGGTGATGATGGGGCGAACACCACATAAAAAAATGCTAGAGTCCGACACGAAGAAAGATTTTGAGTTAGTTGAAAAAGCTTTAGCTCAGGTTGAGTTGTCCGCTTATCGGGAGCGGAATTTTTTGTCACTTTCCGGTGGAGAAAAGCAGCGAGTCGTTTTGGCTCGAGCGCTCGTCCAGGAGCCTAAATTATTTATTTTAGATGAGCCAACTAACCATTTGGATATCAAACATCAGCTTCAAATACTGCGGATAGTGAAAGACTTAGATACGGGTGTATTGGCAGCGCTCCATGATATTGAACTTGCTGCGACTTATTGTGACTTTTTGTATGCGATAAAAGATGGAGAAGTACTTGCAAGTGGTGCACCAGAAGAATTGGTGACTAAAGAGTTAATGGAAACTTTATTCGAGGTTCCGTGTGAGATTTACACGAATCCTATTACGGGAAGTTTGAGTATTGCCTATTTATAA
- a CDS encoding sensor histidine kinase — translation MRKFQLFPKEMGIFPILYSIFLIFPLLSLMMMPNSAEKWGNLILFFLYLVAYRKSYFNTAYYWLPYATLLLLSCYFFIVLESMPYFFIYPANVCGWVLGGTKKKEFNIGIISLYSCTILSSIVQYALTTFPFSIDNLISLFVYYCLVFFTPYAARTMYINNRKKRQKNKSNKRLEHVIRQEERIKIARDLHDSLGHSLSAISLKTDLALKLFEKVPDRSKQELQEIQAVSRATLKEVREIVTEMRHMRVMEELIRCDQLLETQGKFLMTQDETLAELLPSAVQHQVSFCIREVVTNFLRHSNGNECFLDFCQQEGKFKMNVTDNGVVKKAIQKGNGLTGMEERIKLFGGKVNLLTEHKSYKMEIVIPWEEIK, via the coding sequence ATGCGTAAATTTCAGTTGTTTCCCAAAGAAATGGGTATTTTCCCAATTTTGTATTCTATTTTTTTAATTTTTCCATTGCTAAGTTTGATGATGATGCCAAATAGCGCAGAAAAATGGGGAAACCTCATACTATTCTTTCTTTATTTAGTAGCGTACCGAAAAAGTTATTTCAATACAGCCTATTATTGGCTACCATATGCTACATTATTGCTGCTTTCCTGCTATTTTTTTATTGTTTTAGAAAGCATGCCATACTTTTTTATTTACCCAGCGAACGTTTGTGGATGGGTCCTTGGTGGGACGAAGAAAAAGGAATTTAATATAGGCATCATTAGCCTTTATAGCTGTACAATCTTATCGAGCATTGTACAATACGCTCTTACAACTTTCCCTTTTTCAATAGATAATTTAATTTCTCTATTTGTCTATTACTGCTTAGTCTTTTTCACTCCATACGCTGCGAGAACGATGTATATAAACAATCGTAAGAAAAGACAAAAAAACAAGTCAAATAAACGTTTAGAACATGTTATTCGTCAAGAGGAAAGAATTAAAATTGCGCGAGACTTACACGATTCTTTGGGACACTCCCTTTCAGCAATTTCGCTAAAAACAGACCTCGCGTTAAAATTGTTTGAAAAAGTTCCTGATCGCTCAAAGCAAGAGTTGCAAGAGATTCAGGCAGTTTCTAGAGCTACTCTTAAAGAAGTCAGAGAAATTGTAACTGAGATGAGACATATGCGTGTCATGGAAGAGCTAATCCGCTGTGATCAATTATTGGAGACGCAAGGGAAATTTTTAATGACCCAGGATGAGACATTGGCTGAGCTGCTACCCTCAGCCGTTCAACACCAAGTTTCTTTTTGTATACGAGAGGTTGTTACCAATTTTTTAAGACACAGTAATGGCAACGAATGTTTTCTTGATTTTTGTCAGCAAGAAGGAAAGTTTAAAATGAACGTAACGGATAACGGGGTAGTAAAAAAAGCGATTCAAAAAGGAAATGGACTGACTGGTATGGAAGAGAGAATAAAGTTATTTGGGGGCAAAGTCAACTTGCTGACAGAACACAAGTCTTACAAAATGGAGATTGTCATTCCATGGGAGGAAATAAAATGA
- the guaD gene encoding guanine deaminase yields the protein MNRLQIIQANAFHSPKYGKIEFLENVLFCVDAKGVIQDIIHTDHPDYLQVLASAKEAGNLQTYPKGSYLLPGFIDLHVHAPQWPQAGVALDRPLYDWLNQCTFPLEAKYADLNFAREVYTDLVHQLLQRGTTTVLYFGSIHSDSCLELAKACIQQGQRGLVGKVVMDDPKQNPEYYRDSSTQEALAETERFILKMLELNQSAPQGVYPVVTPRFIPSCTDEALKGLGELAQKYDVHIQSHCSESDWEHEHVHTRFGKTDSQALHDFGLLGKKSVMAHCTFLGEDGAKLFAQTGTAIAHCPISNAYFGNSVLPTASLQKLGVDIGLGTDISGGFSPSLYDNLKQAVISSRMLEDGVDSTKPPEERGLADSRISIIEAFWHATTGGGKALSLPIGQFKKEFAFDAQVVQIDSQNKPYTMPDFGLFNSEEEILQKILYLATPQMIREVWVQGKKVYTNH from the coding sequence ATGAACCGCTTACAAATAATTCAAGCAAATGCATTTCATTCACCTAAATATGGAAAAATCGAATTTTTAGAAAATGTCCTTTTCTGTGTAGACGCTAAAGGAGTCATTCAAGACATTATTCACACTGATCATCCAGACTACTTGCAAGTACTTGCCTCAGCTAAAGAAGCTGGAAACTTGCAGACCTATCCTAAAGGTTCTTACTTACTCCCAGGTTTTATTGATTTACACGTTCATGCCCCTCAATGGCCACAAGCAGGTGTTGCGCTAGACCGGCCTTTATATGACTGGCTGAACCAATGTACCTTTCCACTTGAGGCAAAGTATGCTGATTTAAACTTTGCTCGTGAAGTTTACACAGATTTAGTTCATCAGTTGCTCCAAAGAGGCACGACCACTGTATTGTATTTTGGTTCCATCCATTCAGACTCTTGCTTAGAGTTAGCCAAAGCTTGTATCCAACAAGGACAAAGAGGTCTTGTTGGCAAAGTAGTGATGGACGATCCTAAGCAAAATCCTGAATATTACCGAGATAGCTCTACCCAAGAAGCTCTGGCAGAGACAGAGCGGTTTATCTTGAAAATGCTCGAACTAAATCAAAGCGCTCCTCAAGGTGTTTATCCGGTTGTAACCCCCCGCTTTATTCCCAGTTGCACCGATGAAGCACTCAAGGGTTTAGGGGAATTAGCCCAAAAATATGATGTTCATATCCAATCACATTGTAGTGAGAGTGATTGGGAGCATGAACACGTTCATACTCGTTTTGGAAAAACGGATTCTCAAGCCCTACATGATTTTGGGCTTCTTGGTAAAAAATCTGTCATGGCCCACTGTACATTTCTTGGAGAAGACGGAGCAAAGCTTTTTGCACAAACTGGAACAGCCATCGCTCATTGTCCCATCTCTAATGCCTATTTTGGAAATAGTGTCCTACCGACTGCTTCTTTACAAAAACTCGGGGTTGATATCGGTCTTGGAACAGATATTTCTGGCGGGTTCTCACCAAGTCTATATGACAATCTCAAACAAGCTGTCATCTCTTCTAGAATGCTAGAAGACGGCGTTGATTCAACTAAGCCTCCCGAAGAAAGAGGTCTCGCTGATTCCCGTATTTCGATTATAGAAGCTTTTTGGCATGCGACAACAGGCGGTGGGAAAGCTTTGTCTCTGCCTATTGGTCAGTTCAAAAAAGAGTTTGCGTTTGATGCGCAAGTCGTCCAAATTGATTCACAAAATAAACCTTACACTATGCCTGACTTTGGACTTTTCAATTCGGAAGAAGAAATTTTACAAAAAATCTTATATCTTGCCACCCCTCAAATGATTCGTGAAGTTTGGGTTCAAGGGAAAAAAGTTTATACAAACCATTAA
- a CDS encoding family 20 glycosylhydrolase has product MEKRKNFKKICFFCLGILCLFAKNKVTLASEKQSGLTLDVARRYYSVSTIKEYIDIIHQNKGTFLQLHLSDDENYALESKLLGQTTKHAIRTKNGAYLNVQTNRKFLSYKQIEELESYAKKKQVHLIPEIDTPAHAKAILQLVKNKYGEKKRESLRQAYTVNQIDYIKKENVLFIQSLYQEVVKQFPKSPYFHMGGDEFVAVDANNQQYIHYVNQMAKWAKKNKKILRLWNDGLLKEEIKQLNHSVEVTYWSYDGDKQNPKEVRQLRKERASLPDLLKNKIKVLNYNSYYLYLVPSKRTLPNYSSKQSLNFFKENWQLQDWDGADSTYQENNIASSHYLIGSSISIWSEESSPLSEEKIVQGTKPYINQYFQLVTSKD; this is encoded by the coding sequence TTGGAGAAGAGGAAAAATTTTAAAAAAATATGTTTTTTTTGTTTGGGTATTCTTTGTTTATTTGCTAAAAATAAAGTCACCCTAGCGAGTGAAAAACAATCGGGATTAACGCTAGATGTTGCTAGACGATATTATTCGGTTTCAACAATCAAAGAATATATTGACATTATTCATCAAAACAAGGGCACCTTTTTACAATTGCATCTCTCGGATGATGAAAATTATGCCTTAGAGAGTAAACTTTTGGGGCAGACGACGAAACACGCTATTCGCACAAAAAATGGTGCATATTTGAATGTTCAGACGAACAGAAAGTTTTTATCATACAAACAGATAGAAGAGTTAGAGAGCTACGCAAAAAAGAAGCAAGTTCACTTGATTCCAGAAATCGATACACCAGCTCATGCAAAAGCAATCCTTCAATTAGTCAAAAATAAATATGGTGAAAAAAAACGAGAAAGCCTGAGACAAGCGTATACAGTTAACCAAATCGATTATATAAAAAAAGAGAATGTTTTATTTATTCAATCCTTATATCAAGAAGTAGTAAAACAGTTTCCCAAAAGTCCATATTTTCATATGGGAGGAGATGAATTTGTGGCGGTAGACGCTAACAACCAACAGTATATTCATTATGTCAATCAGATGGCAAAGTGGGCTAAAAAAAATAAAAAAATCCTCCGACTGTGGAACGATGGACTGCTAAAAGAAGAGATTAAGCAGTTAAATCATTCGGTTGAAGTCACTTATTGGAGTTATGATGGGGATAAACAAAATCCAAAAGAGGTCAGGCAATTAAGAAAAGAGCGGGCAAGTTTACCCGATTTATTAAAAAATAAAATAAAAGTACTCAATTATAATAGCTACTATTTATACTTGGTACCGTCTAAAAGAACCCTTCCAAACTATTCCTCTAAGCAAAGCCTAAATTTCTTTAAAGAAAATTGGCAATTACAAGATTGGGATGGTGCTGATTCGACGTATCAAGAGAATAATATTGCTTCAAGTCATTATTTGATTGGTAGTTCAATTAGTATCTGGAGTGAAGAAAGTAGCCCACTCTCAGAAGAAAAAATAGTGCAAGGGACAAAACCATATATTAATCAGTATTTTCAATTAGTTACAAGTAAAGACTGA
- a CDS encoding NAD(P)/FAD-dependent oxidoreductase: MRHVTELFDITIIGAGPAGLYSAFYSGLREMKTKIIEAHPYLGGKMNVYQDKIVWDIGGVAPKPARLIMEDLIQQAQVFHPTVVKNQQIMTITKEDDQFILQAKSGEKHYTKTILLATGYGIVTPKKLILKAGKPIEAKNVYYHVKAMQDWQRKRLVISGGSDSALEWALFLQELGAQVTLVYRKSQSELKAHEATITKLIKNQIECYFETEIEDISMDAEGDFVKIVHLVNRKTNEKHNVEVEGLVVSHGFESKNPLLQQGVLGIELMDEYYVAATSKGEANVPGIFVAGDLAQYQGKVHLLAGVFQDAINAVNAAKKYVSPKAHERGYVSSHNQLFEEKNKKIKKDYQIE, encoded by the coding sequence ATGAGACATGTGACTGAGCTTTTTGATATCACTATTATTGGGGCAGGACCTGCAGGACTATATAGCGCTTTTTATAGTGGATTAAGAGAGATGAAAACAAAAATAATTGAAGCACATCCTTATCTAGGTGGAAAAATGAATGTCTATCAGGATAAAATCGTGTGGGACATTGGTGGAGTTGCGCCAAAACCAGCACGATTGATTATGGAAGATTTGATTCAACAAGCACAGGTTTTCCATCCAACCGTTGTAAAAAATCAACAGATAATGACGATAACCAAAGAAGATGATCAATTTATTCTACAGGCAAAAAGTGGAGAAAAACACTATACTAAAACGATTTTATTAGCTACAGGCTACGGTATTGTGACCCCAAAAAAATTGATTCTCAAAGCAGGAAAACCGATTGAAGCAAAAAATGTTTATTATCATGTGAAAGCCATGCAAGATTGGCAAAGAAAGCGGTTAGTGATTTCTGGTGGGAGTGATTCTGCACTTGAATGGGCGCTATTTTTGCAAGAATTGGGTGCTCAGGTAACACTCGTGTACCGAAAATCTCAAAGCGAACTTAAAGCACATGAAGCAACCATTACGAAATTAATCAAGAATCAAATTGAATGTTACTTTGAAACAGAAATTGAGGATATTTCGATGGATGCAGAGGGAGACTTTGTCAAAATAGTCCATTTGGTCAATCGAAAAACGAATGAGAAACACAATGTTGAGGTTGAGGGATTGGTTGTCAGTCATGGCTTTGAAAGCAAGAATCCTCTTTTGCAACAAGGCGTGTTAGGAATAGAGCTGATGGATGAGTATTATGTCGCAGCGACGAGCAAAGGCGAGGCGAATGTTCCTGGTATTTTTGTAGCAGGAGACTTGGCACAGTATCAAGGAAAAGTACATTTACTTGCTGGAGTCTTTCAAGATGCTATCAATGCAGTGAATGCTGCTAAAAAATACGTGAGTCCGAAGGCACATGAGCGTGGTTATGTTTCTTCGCATAATCAATTATTTGAGGAAAAAAATAAAAAAATAAAAAAAGACTACCAGATTGAATAA
- a CDS encoding ABC transporter substrate-binding protein produces MKKWKSVCILGIASLLVLAGCKANATKETTTTKDNVEHYPIKIENFTSSDSAKKWQKKEVTFEASPHRVVANTQGTAEMLLHLGLESKIVGVAALYGGVDSTVKKEFESLPVLSKEYVGKELVLGATPDLVIGRAGLFANEDWGVGTVSSLNDAGVQTYVQRTSIPKATYTDLYLDIKDLGKVFNIEKKAASWIKELKQKEQSLKQSVESVKKEKSYAYIWGVDGENVTIYSGADDTYITDTLSKIKLSNAFAKSTGEITKESLVAKNPDVLLIPYYDGGSNNQQTLTALYSNKALQTVNAIKNQQVFFIDYNEFWSYGYRILEGTEKLAKEIYPEQFKN; encoded by the coding sequence ATGAAAAAGTGGAAAAGCGTTTGTATATTAGGGATTGCTTCATTGCTTGTACTTGCAGGTTGCAAAGCCAATGCAACAAAAGAAACAACCACAACAAAAGATAACGTGGAACATTATCCAATTAAAATAGAAAATTTCACTTCAAGTGATAGTGCTAAGAAATGGCAGAAAAAGGAAGTGACTTTTGAAGCAAGTCCCCACAGAGTGGTAGCGAATACTCAAGGTACTGCTGAAATGCTCCTTCACTTGGGACTTGAAAGTAAAATTGTTGGTGTGGCTGCTCTTTATGGTGGAGTTGATTCTACTGTAAAAAAAGAGTTCGAGTCTTTGCCTGTACTGTCAAAGGAGTATGTGGGGAAAGAATTGGTTTTAGGAGCAACACCTGATTTAGTAATTGGGCGTGCAGGGCTGTTTGCCAATGAGGACTGGGGTGTAGGAACCGTCAGCTCCCTGAATGATGCCGGCGTTCAAACATACGTACAACGAACATCTATCCCAAAAGCAACGTATACAGATCTGTATTTAGACATCAAAGATTTAGGGAAGGTATTCAATATAGAAAAAAAAGCTGCTTCTTGGATTAAGGAATTAAAACAAAAAGAGCAGAGCTTGAAGCAGTCGGTTGAATCTGTTAAAAAAGAAAAGAGCTACGCATACATTTGGGGAGTAGACGGTGAGAATGTAACGATTTATTCAGGAGCAGACGACACCTATATAACGGATACGCTCAGTAAGATTAAACTCAGCAACGCCTTTGCAAAAAGTACGGGTGAAATCACGAAAGAATCTTTGGTGGCAAAGAACCCAGATGTGTTATTGATTCCTTATTATGATGGGGGCTCAAATAATCAACAAACCTTAACAGCACTTTACTCAAATAAAGCATTACAAACTGTAAATGCGATAAAAAATCAACAAGTCTTTTTCATCGATTATAATGAATTTTGGAGTTATGGATACCGTATTTTAGAAGGCACCGAGAAATTAGCAAAAGAAATCTATCCAGAACAATTTAAAAACTAA
- a CDS encoding ABC transporter ATP-binding protein: MIEVKQVSKKFTNQTILNQIDFSVDAGEIVGILGKNGAGKSTLIRMILGELQPNSGEILLFDEKKVTSKLKEKIGVLLQESICLPSLTVKESLMLFQTYYTNYYAVEELLELVHLSQHAKKMCHELSGGQLRRLNFAYAIVGKPQLLILDEPTVGMDFQLREELWAYIRKLSAAGTTVVLTTHHVEEVEALCGRVIFLKEGTIAHDGSLKSLKNRYEKSWISIDKYKGELPELKNVTEITVQKDKLLLNSSNLDALIYELVEKKVEFKHLETQHTTFLDVYRDLMEDKADE; encoded by the coding sequence ATGATTGAAGTTAAGCAAGTCAGCAAGAAATTTACGAATCAAACTATTTTAAATCAGATTGACTTTTCTGTGGATGCAGGTGAGATTGTCGGAATATTGGGGAAAAATGGGGCAGGAAAGTCTACACTTATTCGGATGATTTTAGGAGAGTTGCAACCTAATAGTGGCGAAATTCTTCTTTTTGATGAAAAAAAAGTGACGTCAAAGTTAAAAGAAAAAATAGGTGTCCTTCTTCAAGAAAGCATCTGCTTACCCTCACTTACAGTCAAAGAATCGCTCATGTTATTTCAAACCTATTATACAAACTATTACGCGGTGGAGGAATTACTAGAGTTGGTGCATCTGAGCCAACATGCTAAAAAGATGTGTCATGAATTATCTGGAGGGCAACTGAGAAGACTAAATTTTGCTTACGCAATTGTTGGAAAACCGCAATTATTGATACTGGATGAGCCAACAGTCGGAATGGATTTTCAACTTCGTGAAGAATTATGGGCATATATCCGAAAACTCTCAGCAGCAGGTACGACAGTCGTGTTAACAACGCACCATGTAGAAGAGGTCGAAGCATTGTGTGGGAGAGTGATTTTTTTAAAAGAGGGCACTATTGCCCATGATGGAAGTTTGAAAAGTTTAAAAAATAGATATGAAAAATCTTGGATTTCAATAGATAAATACAAAGGAGAGTTACCAGAATTAAAAAATGTCACAGAAATAACCGTCCAAAAGGATAAGCTTCTTTTAAATAGTTCCAACCTAGATGCACTGATTTATGAATTAGTAGAAAAAAAAGTTGAGTTTAAACATTTGGAAACACAGCATACTACATTTTTGGATGTATATCGTGATTTGATGGAGGATAAAGCAGATGAATAA
- a CDS encoding response regulator transcription factor, producing the protein MIRIYIAEDQGLLAGALETLLSLEEDFQIVGVGKNGAQAYSFLENHSVDVVLLDVEMPELTGLDVLEKTTNQHAKFIMLTTFSKPGYFRRAVEQGASGYLLKDSSSDFLAESIRKVDAGEKVYAPELMTVFFSDLVPISERERLLLKCLESGMENKEIAQELHLSKGTIRNYLSDLFHKIEVKNRTEAVSLAKTNGWI; encoded by the coding sequence ATGATTCGTATTTATATTGCAGAAGACCAAGGGCTTTTAGCAGGAGCACTAGAAACCTTATTATCATTAGAAGAAGACTTTCAGATAGTGGGTGTTGGGAAAAATGGGGCGCAGGCGTATTCATTTTTAGAAAATCATTCGGTGGATGTTGTGCTACTAGACGTTGAGATGCCCGAACTTACGGGGTTAGACGTCCTAGAAAAAACTACGAATCAACATGCTAAATTTATTATGCTCACCACTTTTTCAAAGCCTGGATACTTCCGTCGTGCGGTGGAACAAGGAGCGAGTGGGTATTTACTCAAAGATAGTTCAAGTGATTTTCTAGCTGAATCTATTCGTAAAGTCGATGCTGGAGAGAAAGTCTATGCACCAGAGCTAATGACCGTATTTTTCTCTGACTTGGTTCCAATAAGTGAAAGAGAACGACTGTTGCTTAAATGTTTAGAAAGTGGGATGGAAAATAAAGAAATTGCTCAGGAATTACATCTTTCAAAAGGTACCATTCGCAATTACCTATCAGATTTGTTCCATAAAATCGAAGTTAAAAATCGCACAGAAGCCGTTTCTTTGGCGAAAACAAATGGCTGGATTTAA
- a CDS encoding RNHCP domain-containing protein — protein MQKKENNAFYCENCQQKVEALTNGSYRNHCPYCLYSKHVDVFPGDRASTCLGLMEPVDLKKHSKKGYQVLHQCQTCKQLQWNKLAFDTVQEDDLFFLIKYLQL, from the coding sequence GTGCAGAAAAAAGAAAATAATGCATTTTATTGTGAAAATTGTCAACAAAAAGTCGAGGCCTTAACAAATGGTTCTTATCGAAATCATTGTCCCTATTGTTTGTATTCAAAGCATGTTGACGTGTTTCCAGGAGACAGGGCTTCAACTTGTCTTGGTTTGATGGAACCAGTAGACTTAAAGAAGCATAGTAAAAAAGGCTATCAAGTATTGCACCAATGCCAAACATGTAAACAACTTCAGTGGAATAAACTTGCCTTTGATACGGTACAAGAAGATGACCTCTTTTTTTTAATAAAATATTTGCAGTTATAA
- a CDS encoding ABC transporter permease — MNKTLVQLKMEFKRAFLRNKSFIFFSLCMPIGFYLLFTKVLNMGVTKEQMPAFNMRTLQSMTIYSVLISSIYSLSGSIVTDKIKGVTQLMITTPFSTKRYLGIKLGMQMLLNSLLICLIFIVGIVVNKVQAPILTWLSLGGWILYGTLPFMAIALLISFAKRAETVSILGNIFVFPLAIVSGLWWPIEYLPKMIQAIAKFLPTYYVNTQTQSILKSKAPTVQSFLIIFVYFVGFVLLYMYIKKKKGQLNHA, encoded by the coding sequence ATGAATAAAACACTAGTTCAATTAAAAATGGAATTTAAGCGTGCTTTTTTGCGTAATAAATCGTTTATCTTTTTTTCTTTATGTATGCCAATTGGGTTTTACCTGCTTTTTACCAAAGTACTAAACATGGGCGTTACGAAGGAGCAGATGCCAGCATTTAATATGCGGACGCTGCAGTCAATGACCATATATAGTGTACTAATTTCTTCCATATATAGTTTATCTGGTTCGATTGTAACGGATAAGATCAAAGGAGTAACCCAACTGATGATTACGACTCCTTTTAGTACAAAAAGATACTTAGGAATCAAGTTGGGGATGCAAATGCTATTAAACAGCTTACTAATTTGCTTGATTTTTATAGTGGGAATTGTTGTCAATAAAGTTCAGGCGCCTATTTTGACTTGGCTATCGTTAGGAGGCTGGATTTTGTACGGGACGCTTCCTTTTATGGCGATTGCGTTACTTATCAGTTTCGCTAAAAGAGCAGAAACGGTCAGTATTTTAGGAAACATATTTGTTTTTCCACTGGCAATTGTAAGTGGCTTGTGGTGGCCGATAGAATACTTGCCTAAAATGATTCAAGCGATAGCGAAATTTTTGCCGACCTATTACGTGAACACTCAAACTCAAAGTATATTAAAAAGTAAAGCGCCGACGGTCCAATCTTTTTTGATCATTTTTGTTTACTTTGTCGGATTTGTGCTACTATACATGTATATTAAAAAGAAAAAAGGACAGTTAAACCATGCGTAA
- a CDS encoding ECF transporter S component → MNKRIKPILLVWVALGISLNFIGGNLALVLRLPVYLDTIGTILVGSLLGPIGGLVTGSLSGLLTGITTDLFSLYYLPVQMVIGLLSGLLLKSGHPLSKQNIWWITLLVSLPGTICATLITFCLFHGITSSGSSIFVQLLTGFGFNQGWAIFSVQLLTDYIDRFIAIMLVFFLQKTSIK, encoded by the coding sequence ATGAATAAAAGAATAAAACCCATCCTCCTTGTATGGGTTGCGCTGGGAATTTCACTCAATTTTATTGGTGGGAATCTCGCTTTAGTCTTACGCTTACCTGTCTATCTAGATACAATTGGAACCATTTTAGTTGGCTCATTGCTAGGTCCGATTGGTGGGCTTGTTACTGGGAGTTTAAGCGGTTTGTTGACAGGAATTACAACAGATCTTTTTTCTTTGTATTATTTGCCTGTTCAAATGGTAATTGGCTTGCTTTCAGGACTATTGCTAAAAAGTGGTCATCCCCTAAGTAAACAAAACATTTGGTGGATTACTTTACTTGTTTCCCTTCCTGGTACAATCTGTGCTACGCTCATTACGTTTTGTTTATTCCACGGAATTACGTCTTCGGGCTCTAGTATTTTTGTGCAGCTATTGACGGGATTTGGTTTCAACCAAGGTTGGGCAATTTTTAGTGTTCAGTTGCTAACAGATTATATAGATCGTTTCATTGCGATTATGCTTGTTTTTTTCCTACAAAAAACAAGCATAAAATAG